The Alcaligenes faecalis sequence GAGGAAGGCTCGACGGTCATGGGCTCACTGGATGCGGCGACGGCGGTCGCGGTGCTACGTGATCAGGATCCCCAACGGGCTATTTATTGGATACACCAATTGCAGCAGGCCTTTTACCTGAATGGGCGTAGTTTGTCTGATCAGGAGGTCTGCCTGGAGATTGCTGCTGCCAATGGTTTGGATGTGGAGATCGTACAGCGCCATTTGACGGATGGCTTTGGCAGGGGGCAGGCCTTGGCGGACTTTGCTTTGGCGCGGGCCTTGGGCGTGCAGTCCTATCCGACCTTGTTGTTTGTGGATGGAAGAAAAGTGATGCAGCTACCTGCTGTAGGAACTTCTCTGGAAAGGCTGAATCAGACCTTGGACTCCTTGTTGGGTTGATCAGCAGGTAGACATAGCATGCTGCGTGTGGCTAAAACGCAGGCAAAGAGCAACGCCATGCGAAAGCATGGCGTTTTCTATTCAAACCTGGGTGAGCTTAGTCACGAACCAAAGGCGCAACACACACATTCGGGTTGTCGGCCAGGGACACAAATTTCATGCTGCCGCCGTCATAGGCGTCGATGGTGCCGGATTCAATATCGTAGACCCAGCCGTGCAAGGTCAAGCGGCCTTCGGACATAGCCAAGCGCACGGAAGGATGAGTCTGGATATTGGCCAACTGGGCCACCACGTTTTCACGCACCATGGAAGCAATACGTTCCTGTTCATTGGCGTGGGTGCGGGCTTCATTCACCAGGCGGGCCGAGTCGGCATAGCGTAGCCAATGTTCCACGGCAGGCATGTGGTCCAGGCATTTACAGGAAGCAATTGCAGTCATGGCACCGCAGTCCGAGTGACCACAGATCACGACATCGGACACGCGCAGGGCGGACACGGCGTATTCGACGGAGGCGGTCACACCACCGGGTTCCGGGCCATAAGAAGGCACGATATTGCCAGCGTTACGAATCACGAACAGATCGCCGGGTTCACGCTGTGTGACCAGCTCGGGGACCAGGCGGCTATCGGAGCAAGAGATAAACAAAGCGCGGGGGTTTTGTTGCGTGGCCAGATTTTTGAAGAGCTTGGCGCGCTTGGGAAAGGCTTCCCGTTGGAATTTCAGGAAACCGTCGATAATGTCTTTCATCCTTGTCCTTGTAGTTCGGCTTGGGTAGAAGATTAACGCTTTAGGGTCATAAGGTAAAATACCGAATTCTGATGCTTTTCATTGGTTTTGCTTATAGAAAGGCCCCTTATGCTTTTGCGCCATCTTAATTACTTTCTGGCGGTTGCCCAGTATCAAAGCTTTACCCGTGCCGCGCGTGCCTTGCACGTGTCTCAACCGGCCTTGTCCCAGCAGGTGCGTCAGTTGGAGGAACATCTGGGCGCGCAACTGTTTGATCGCACAGGGCGTCTGGTGCGCTTAACGGATGCGGGTGAAGTTTATCTGCGTTATGCCCGCCAAGCCTTGCAGGACCTGGAAGAGGGGCGGCGGGCCTTGCATGATGTCAGCGACTTGAGTCGAGGCTCCTTGCGGGTGGCGGTGGCACCGACGTTTACTTCTTACCTGATTGGTCCACTGGTTGAAGCCTTTTATCGCCGCTATCCCAATGTGCGTCTGGTGGTGCAGGAAATGTTGCAGGAGCGCGTGGAAACGCAACTGGTCGAGGACGAGCTGGATATTGGTATCGCCTTTGAGAAACCGACTTCAGCAGCGGTGGAGTTCCAGCCTTTACTGGTAGAGACGCTGGCCTTGGTGATGAGCCGTACTCACCCTTTGGCCGAGCGACGCAGCATTGATAGAGACACCTTAACGCGTGAGTCCTTGGTGTTGTTGACGCCGGAATTTGCGACACGTGAACAGATCGAACGTTATTGTCGGCAGCATGATCTGGATTTGAAGGTATCGATGGAGTCGAACTCGCTCAATGCCGTGATTGAGGTGGTGCGACGCACAGGTCTGGCGACCTTGCTGCCTGCTGCGATTGCCAGCAATAGCGAGTATTTGGTGGCGGTGAGTCTGGATCCGGCACCGCCGCAACGGCGGGCCATTCTGATGCAGCGCAAGGGCGCTTACCAATCTGCGGCCATGCGCGCTTTTATTGAGCTGGCGCTGAAATACGGCGCGGCATCGACGTTTTAAGGCGGCTGTCGGGCAGAGCGATTTCCACGCTCTGCTTCAGGCACCTTACAGCGTCACCACCACATTGTGTTCCAGAGGACGCAGCTCGCTTTCTACAGCGGGTTTGCCCTCGTTCAAATGGGCGACCAGGTCTACCGTGGTCGAGATACGCGTCAACATCAAACAGGTCACTTCGCCACCGGCAACACGACTGCTGTGCCAGCAACCAGGCCGCATGCACACACCTTGCCCTTGAGGGATGCGGAAGGCTTTCAGAGTAGACAAATCCGGACCGCCTTCGGCTGTGCTTTCGGCCACGATATGGATCACTTCGCCAGTCAGCGGGATCAGTGCCTGTTGCGTCAGCAGGTGGTTTTCCAGGGTCGTGATGTTGGGGTCCTGAATACGGTAATTCACCCATAACACTTCGGTCTGACCACTTGGGCCTGTGTCAAACGCCTGTTCGTGCCAAAAGTCAGTGGCGGCATTGCTGAAAGCAGCCGTCGCAGGCGCCGTAACCAAGCCTTTCCCCAACATCCAGCCATAAGGCTCAAACGTTTCCGGGCTCAGGGGCTGGGGAATCAGATTAATTGAAGTATTCATGATCCATCACGTGAAGAAAGTGCTAAGGCGGCATATTAGCAAAATTGGCAGCTCGGGTTGGGATTGGCCTAGATCAATAAGCCTGAGTTTCTGATGGTTATTGCGGAACTAAGTCAGGCAAGCCCTGTCTTGAAGGAGGCTCGTCATTACTTAGCGAGCTAAGCAAAGCCGCCTTCTTCAATGGGCGGCTTCGCTCTGTTTGCTTTCTTGATAAGGAGGTGCTGTGCTGCAAGCTGTTTCGCTGACCTGTAGACGGGGCCAGCGTCGTGTGTTCTCCGAGCTGAGCCTAAGGCTTGACGCTGGCCAATGCATTTTGGTCAGTGGGCCCAATGGCAGCGGCAAAACCAGCTTGCTGCGTATCCTGGCCAATATCGCCCAGGCCGATGAAGGCCAACTGATCTGGCAGGACCGACCTGTGCAAAGCAACGATAGCGAGTACCGGCAACAGCTTGTGTACGGCGGGCATGCGCCGGGGCTCAATGGCAGCTTGTCGGTGCAAGAGAATCTGGACAGTCTGCTCATGCAGGATCGCGTTCCCTTGGAGCGGGACGCCTGTGATCAGGCTTTGCTGGCAGGCGGTTTGCTGGCTTACCGTCGCGTGCCTATACGGCAGTTGTCGGCTGGGCAACGCCGCCGTGTGTTTCTGGTGCGTCTGGCGCTCAGCAACCGTCCTTTATGGATTCTGGACGAGCAACTGACCGCGCTGGATAGCGCCGGTCAGACGTTTCTGGGTGAGCTGATTGCTCAGCATCTGCATCAGCAAGGGGCGGTCATTCTGACCAGTCACCAAACCTTGCCTTGGGATTTGAAGGTGCAGCATCTGAGTCTGGGGCAGGCATGTTAAGTCTCTTTTTAGCCTTGATGAAGCGCGAGTGGCGCTTGGCGATGCGTCGCCCTGGCGATGTTTTGATTCCCCTGGTTTTCTTCCTGGTGGTGTGCAGCTTGTTTCCCTTGGGCGTGGGGGCGGATGCGGCCT is a genomic window containing:
- a CDS encoding DsbA family protein, which encodes MCYDRVPFTAVSGGLFVDDRAAPMSRYPYISKSNERIAQMTGATFGAAYKALAEEGSTVMGSLDAATAVAVLRDQDPQRAIYWIHQLQQAFYLNGRSLSDQEVCLEIAAANGLDVEIVQRHLTDGFGRGQALADFALARALGVQSYPTLLFVDGRKVMQLPAVGTSLERLNQTLDSLLG
- a CDS encoding carbonic anhydrase, which gives rise to MKDIIDGFLKFQREAFPKRAKLFKNLATQQNPRALFISCSDSRLVPELVTQREPGDLFVIRNAGNIVPSYGPEPGGVTASVEYAVSALRVSDVVICGHSDCGAMTAIASCKCLDHMPAVEHWLRYADSARLVNEARTHANEQERIASMVRENVVAQLANIQTHPSVRLAMSEGRLTLHGWVYDIESGTIDAYDGGSMKFVSLADNPNVCVAPLVRD
- the cynR gene encoding transcriptional regulator CynR; translation: MLLRHLNYFLAVAQYQSFTRAARALHVSQPALSQQVRQLEEHLGAQLFDRTGRLVRLTDAGEVYLRYARQALQDLEEGRRALHDVSDLSRGSLRVAVAPTFTSYLIGPLVEAFYRRYPNVRLVVQEMLQERVETQLVEDELDIGIAFEKPTSAAVEFQPLLVETLALVMSRTHPLAERRSIDRDTLTRESLVLLTPEFATREQIERYCRQHDLDLKVSMESNSLNAVIEVVRRTGLATLLPAAIASNSEYLVAVSLDPAPPQRRAILMQRKGAYQSAAMRAFIELALKYGAASTF
- a CDS encoding ureidoglycolate lyase, translating into MNTSINLIPQPLSPETFEPYGWMLGKGLVTAPATAAFSNAATDFWHEQAFDTGPSGQTEVLWVNYRIQDPNITTLENHLLTQQALIPLTGEVIHIVAESTAEGGPDLSTLKAFRIPQGQGVCMRPGCWHSSRVAGGEVTCLMLTRISTTVDLVAHLNEGKPAVESELRPLEHNVVVTL
- the ccmA gene encoding cytochrome c biogenesis heme-transporting ATPase CcmA, giving the protein MLQAVSLTCRRGQRRVFSELSLRLDAGQCILVSGPNGSGKTSLLRILANIAQADEGQLIWQDRPVQSNDSEYRQQLVYGGHAPGLNGSLSVQENLDSLLMQDRVPLERDACDQALLAGGLLAYRRVPIRQLSAGQRRRVFLVRLALSNRPLWILDEQLTALDSAGQTFLGELIAQHLHQQGAVILTSHQTLPWDLKVQHLSLGQAC